The proteins below are encoded in one region of Neofelis nebulosa isolate mNeoNeb1 chromosome 17, mNeoNeb1.pri, whole genome shotgun sequence:
- the ANKRD11 gene encoding ankyrin repeat domain-containing protein 11 isoform X8 has translation MPKGGCSRTPQHEDFSLSNDMVEKQTGKKDKDKVSLTKTPKLDRSDGGKEVRERATKRKLPFTVGANGEQKDSDTEKQGPERKRIKKEPVTRKAGLLFGMGLSGIRAGYPLSERQQVALLMQMTAEESANSPVDTTPKHPSQSTVCQKGTPNSASKTKDKVNKRNERGETRLHRAAIRGDARRIKELIGEGADVNVKDFAGWTALHEACNRGYYDVAKQLLAAGAEVNTKGLDDDTPLHDAANNGHYKVVKLLLRYGGNPQQSNRKGETPLKVANSPTMVNLLLGKGTYTSSEESSTAESSEEEDAPSFAPSSSVDGNNTDSEFEKGLKHKAKNPEPQKTVTPVKDEYEFDEDDEQDRVPPVDDKHLLKKDYRKETKSNSFISIPKMEVKSYTKNNTIAPKKAAHRILSDTSDEEDVGVTVGTGEKLRLSAHTILPGNKTREPSNSKQQKEKNKVKKKRKKETKGKEVRFGKRNDKFCSSESESESSESGEDDGDSVGSSGCLKESPLVLKDPSLFSSLSASSTSSHGSSAAQKHNPGHVDQHARHWRTDNWKSISSPAWSEVSSLSDSTRTRLTSESDCSSEGSSVESLKPVRKKQEHRKRGGLQSTLSDKKNSFHASVDGAIPKLDKEGKVVKKHKTKHKHKNKEKGLCSVGQELKLKSFTYEYEDSKQRPEKAILLDGDVPSEGKLKALKHDRDHFRKEERLGKVKPEDREWLFKEEVVKVSKDEKALKRIKEVSRSFREEKDRGSKAEREKLVKEKSPKEERLRLHKEERKRKPKDRPAKLEKKNDCKEDRIPKEKEKAFKEEKEKLKKEKVYREDSSAFDEYCNKSQFLENEDTKFSLSDDQQDRWFSDLSDSSFDFKGDDSWDSPVTDYRDVKSDPVARLILETVKEDSKEKKRESKGREKRDYGDRRSDRDAFFRKKDRDCLDKSSERRKEQADKHKGIPGCLPDKDKKRRESAEGGRDRKDPLEAAKERKDGRPKPEEAHREEPKELAGEASFKDRPDCDFGKGPEPWERLHAARDKEKKERGKLEKYKDKSGDRDKSEKSVLEKCQKDKEFDKCFKEKKDPKEKHKDKERKASLDQVKEKREKNFPGLLSEDFPEKKDEKKGKEKSWYIADIFTDESEDEKDEFAASGLRLGDAGDAPRADGPQDTDRHRKHSADRQHSEKQKDRELREKKKEKGAAEGAKDKKEKVLEKHKDKKDKEGADKYKDRKDRTSADPTQEKKNKQKPPEKLERKPSAEDKARSRHRERPDREHCRDRKVSRSAEAEKSLLERLEEEALHAYREDSNDKASEVSSDSFTDRGQEPGLSALLEVSFTEPPEEKVKERERHRHSSSSSKKSHERERVRKDKCEKRDKSDDYKDTGSRKDPGQYDKDFSDADAYGIPYGAKADVEDELDKTIELFAAEKKDKNDSEREPSKKAEKELKPYGCGAAGALKDKRRRERHRERWRDEREKHRDRHGDGPPRHHKDEQKPAARDKDNPPNALRDKSRDESLKLSETKPKERFKENPEKEKGDPVKVGNGNDKPPAARDQGKRDARPREKLLGDGDLMMTSFERMLSQKDLEVEERHKRHKERMKQMEKMRHRSGDPKLKDRAKPAEDVRKKGLDGPARRPPVPDPAPKDRRPKEPALAPPAADGKPAPGPAGDARDWLAGPHAKEALPASPRPDQGRPTGVPTPASVVSCPSYEEAMHTPRTPSCSADDYPDLIFDCADPQPVSSTSASACSPSFFDRFSVAASGISETASQTPARPLCTSLYRSVSVDIRRTPEEEFSTGDKLFRQQSVPTTSGYGSPGQRLEDKAPVPPGPAEKFACLSPGYYSPDYGIPSPKADALHCPPAAVVNVTPSPEGAFSGLQAKSPPSHRDELLAPSMEGALPPDLGIPLDATEDQQATAAIIPPEPSYLEPLDEGPFSTVITEDPVEWAHPAASEQALSCSLIGGAPENPVSWPVGPDLLLKSPQRLPESPQHFCPTEALHPAAPGPFGAPEPPYPGSPDSYPLSATEPGLEGAKGDVVDTVPAAVPAPEEPAPFAPPSRLEPFFTNCKPLPDAPPDAAPEPACLATVTQVEALAPMENSFLENGHDLSALGQVEAVPWPDGFPNSEDDLDLGPFSLPELPLQAKDVSDVETEPVEETPLGPPENAPAGPPVVPNGGDVPAAAAEEQPALPPDQAAPRLPAEPEPEPPEEPKPDVMLETTVEAGVTSEGTVPPEDSDSSPGPAPPAPERHPAGSGDEEAEGRDPPAASHGTPDAAVVAAAAAAAAAAAADGPAQAHVEDGAGPLDGAGPEGPVGGIQPEASEPEPKPAVEAPKAPKVEEIPQRMTRNRAQMLANQSKQGSPPADKEPAPAPPPRAKGRCCEEDDPQAQHPRKRRFQRSSQQLQQQMNTSTQQTREVIQQTLAAIVDAIKLDDIEPYHSDRSNPYFEYLQIRKKIEEKRKILCYITPQAPQCYAEYVTYTGSYLLDGKPLSKLHIPVIAPPPSLAEPLKELFKQQEAVRGKLRLQHSIEREKLIVSCEQEILRVHCRAARTIANQAVPFSACTMLLDSEVYNMPLESQGDENKSVRDRFNARQFISWLQDVDDKYDRMKTCLLMRQQHEAAALNAVQRMEWQLKAQELDPAGHKALCVHEVPSFYVPMVDVNDDFVLLPA, from the exons ATGCCCAAGGGCGGGTGTTCTAGAACACCACAGCACGAAGACTTTTCCCTCAGCAACGACATGGTGGAGAAACAAACGGGGAAAAAG GATAAAGATAAAGTTTCTCTGACCAAGACCCCAAAGCTGGACCGCAGcgatggagggaaggaggtgagggagcgAGCAACCAAGCGGAAGCTGCCCTTCACTGTGGGGGCCAATGGAGAGCAGAAGGACTCGGACACAG AGAAGCAGGGTCCTGAGCGCAAGAGGATTAAGAAGGAGCCCGTCACCCGGAAGGCCGGGCTGCTGTTTGGCATGGGGCTGTCTGGGATCCGAGCCGGCTACCCGCTCTCCGAGCGCCAGCAGGTGGCTCTCCTCATGCAGATGACTGCCGAGGAGTCCGCCAACAGCCCAG TAGACACGACACCAAAGCACCCCTCCCAGTCGACAGTGTGTCAGAAGGGGACGCCGAACTCCGCCtcgaaaaccaaagacaaagtgAACAAGCGGAACGAGCGCGGAGAGACCCGCCTGCACCGCGCGGCCATCCGCGGGGACGCCCGGCGCATCAAGGAGCTCATCGGCGAGGGCGCGGACGTCAACGTCAAGGACTTTGCAG GCTGGACAGCACTGCACGAGGCGTGTAACCGGGGCTACTACGACGTCGCCAAGCAGCTGCTGGCCGCGGGGGCAGAGGTGAACACCAAGGGCCTAGACGACGACACCCCCCTGCACGACGCTGCGAACAACGGGCACTACAAG GTGGTGAAGCTGTTGTTGCGGTATGGCGGGAACCCTCAGCAGAGCAACAGAAAAGGCGAGACGCCGCTGAAGGTGGCCAACTCCCCGACCATGGTGAATCTCCTGTTGGGCAAGGGGACCTACACGTCCAGCGAGGAGAGCTCGACCG CAGAGAGCTCAGAGGAGGAAGACGCCCCATCGTTCGCACCTTCTAGTTCAGTTGACGGCAATAACACAGACTCTGAATTTGAAAAAGGCCTGAAGCACAAGGCTAAGAATCCAGAGCCCCAGAAAACTGTGACCCCTGTCAAGGATGAGTACGAGTTTGACGAGGACGACGAGCAGGACAGAGTCCCTCCAGTGGACGACAAACACTTACTGAAAAAGGATTACAGAAAAGAAACTAAatcaaatagttttatttctatacccaaaatggaagtgaaaagttaCACTAAAAATAACACGATTGCACCAAAGAAAGCGGCTCATCGCATCCTGTCAGACACGTCAGACGAGGAGGACGTTGGTGTCACTGTGGGGACAGGAGAGAAGCTGAGGCTCTCGGCACACACGATACTGCCCGGTAACAAAACGCGGGAACCTTCCAATtccaagcagcagaaagagaaaaataaagtgaaaaagaagCGAAAGAAGGAGACAAAAGGCAAGGAAGTGCGGTTTGGGAAAAGGAATGACAAGTTCTGCTCCTCCGAGTCGGAGAGCGAGTCCTCGGAGAGCGGGGAGGACGACGGGGACTCGGTGGGGAGCTCTGGCTGCCTCAAGGAGTCCCCACTGGTGCTGAAGGACCCGTCCCTGTTCAGCTCTCTGTCCGCCTCCTCCACCTCGTCTCACGGGAGCTCTGCCGCCCAGAAGCATAACCCCGGCCACGTGGACCAGCACGCCAGGCACTGGCGGACAGACAATTGGAAAAGCATCTCTTCTCCCGCCTGGTCAGAGGTCAGCTCTTTATCAGACTCCACAAGGACGAGACTGACGAGCGAGTCTGACTGCTCCTCCGAGGGCTCCAGCGTGGAGTCGCTGAAGCCCGTGAGGAAGAAGCAGGAGCACAGGAAGCGGGGCGGCCTGCAGAGCACGCTGTCGGACAAGAAGAACTCTTTCCACGCCAGCGTGGACGGCGCCATTCCCAAGCTGGACAAGGAGGGCAAGGTCGtcaagaaacacaaaacaaaacacaaacacaaaaacaaggaGAAAGGGCTGTGCTCCGTCGGTCAGGAACTCAAGTTGAAAAGTTTCACTTACGAGTATGAGGACTCCAAGCAGCGGCCGGAGAAGGCCATACTTCTGGACGGCGACGTTCCCAGTGAGGGCAAGCTGAAGGCCTTGAAGCACGACCGGGACCACTTCAGGAAGGAAGAGCGGCTCGGCAAGGTGAAGCCGGAAGACAGGGAGTGGCTCTTCAAGGAGGAGGTGGTCAAGGTTTCCAAAGACGAGAAGGCGCTGAAGAGAATCAAAGAGGTGAGCAGGTCTTTCCGAGAAGAGAAAGACCGCGGGAgtaaagcagaaagagagaaactagTGAAGGAAAAGTCTCCCAAAGAGGAACGACTGAGGCTccacaaagaggaaagaaagagaaagcccaAAGACAGGCCCGCCAAGCTAGAGAAGAAGAATGACTGCAAGGAGGACAGGATTccaaaggagaaggagaaggctttcaaagaagaaaaagaaaaactgaaaaaagaaaaggtctacAGGGAAGACTCTTCCGCTTTCGATGAGTACTGTAACAAGAGTCAGTTTCTGGAGAACGAAGACACCAAATTCAGCCTTTCCGACGACCAGCAGGATCGGTGGTTCTCGGACTTGTCCGATTCGTCCTTTGATTTCAAAGGGGACGACAGTTGGGACTCTCCAGTGACAGACTACAGGGATGTTAAAAGTGACCCCGTGGCCAGACTGATCCTGGAGACCGTGAAGGAGGACAGCAAGGAAAAGAAGCGGGAGAGCAAGGGCCGTGAGAAGCGGGACTACGGGGACAGGCGCAGCGACAGGGACGCCTTCTTCCGGAAGAAGGACAGAGACTGTCTGGACAAGAGCTctgagaggaggaaggagcaggcagACAAGCATAAGGGCATCCCCGGCTGCCTTCCCGACAAGGACAAAAAGCGGAGGGAGTCCGCCGAGGGCGGGCGGGACAGGAAGGACCCCCTCGAGGCCGCCAAGGAGCGGAAGGATGGCAGGCCCAAGCCCGAGGAGGCCCACCGGGAGGAGCCGAAGGAGCTGGCTGGCGAGGCCAGCTTCAAGGACAGGCCCGACTGTGACTTTGGGAAGGGCCCCGAGCCCTGGGAGAGGCTCCATGCAGCAAGGgacaaggagaagaaggaaagggggaaattagagaaatacaaagataagTCCGGTGACAGAGATAAAAGCGAAAAGTCTGTCCTTGAGAAATGTCAGAAGGACAAGGAGTTTGATAAATGCTTTAAAGAGAAGAAGGATCCCAAGGAGAAGCATAAGGACAAGGAGAGAAAGGCGTCTCTTGACCAggtgaaagaaaagagggagaagaattTCCCTGGACTTCTCTCCGAGGACTTCCCTGAAAAAAAAGACGAGAAGAAGGGTAAAGAGAAGAGCTGGTACATCGCCGACATATTCACAGACGAAAGCGAGGACGAGAAGGACGAGTTCGCGGCCAGCGGGCTCCGACTCGGGGACGCCGGGGACGCGCCGCGGGCGGACGGCCCCCAGGACACCGACCGGCACCGGAAGCACTCTGCCGACCGGCAGCactcagagaagcagaaagatcGAGAGCTccgagaaaagaaaaaggagaagggagcCGCAGAAGGGGccaaagacaagaaagagaaggtCCTGGAGAAGCACAAGGACAAGAAGGACAAAGAGGGTGCGGACAAGTACAAGGACAGGAAGGACCGCACCTCGGCCGACCCCAcccaggaaaagaagaacaagcaGAAGCCTCCCGAGAAGCTGGAGCGGAAGCCCTCCGCAGAGGACAAGGCCAGGAGCAGGCACCGCGAGAGGCCGGACCGGGAGCACTGCCGGGACAGGAAGGTGTCGAGGAGCGCCGAGGCGGAGAAGAGCCTGctggagaggctggaggaggaggcccTGCACGCGTACCGGGAGGACTCCAACGACAAGGCCAGCGAGGTGTCCTCCGACAGCTTCACCGACCGCGGGCAGGAGCCCGGCCTGAGCGCCCTCCTAGAGGTGTCCTTCACGGAGCCCCCGGAGGAGAAGgtcaaggagagagaaaggcacagacaCTCTTCGTCCTCGTCCAAGAAAAGCCACGAGCGGGAGAGAGTCCGGAAAGACAAGTGTGAGAAGAGAGACAAGAGCGACGATTACAAGGACACAGGCAGCAGGAAGGACCCCGGCCAGTACGACAAGGACTTCTCGGACGCCGACGCTTACGGGATCCCTTACGGCGCCAAAGCGGACGTAGAGGACGAGCTAGATAAAACCATTGAGTTGTTCGCCgctgaaaagaaagacaaaaacgaTTCCGAGAGAGAGCCTTCCAAGAAAGCGGAGAAGGAGCTGAAGCCTTATGGCTGTGGTGCCGCCGGTGCCCTCAAGGACAAGAGGCGGCGGGAGAGGCACCGCGAGAGGTGGCGGGACGAGCGGGAGAAGCACAGGGACAGGCACGGCGACGGGCCCCCGCGGCACCACAAGGACGAGCAGAAGCCCGCGGCCAGAGACAAGGACAACCCTCCAAACGCACTCAGAGACAAGTCCCGGGACGAGAGCCTGAAGCTCAGCGAGACCAAACCGAAGGAGAGATTCAAGGAGAACCCCGAGAAGGAAAAGGGTGACCCGGTGAAGGTCGGCAACGGCAACGACAAGCCGCCGGCAGCCAGAGACCAGGGCAAGAGAGATGCCCGGCCCAGAGAGAAGCTTCTGGGCGACGGCGACCTGATGATGACCAGCTTCGAGCGCATGCTGTCCCAGAAGGACCTGGAGGTGGAGGAGCGGCACAAGCGGCACAAGGAGCGGATGAAGCAGATGGAGAAGATGAGGCACCGGTCCGGAGACCCGAAGCTCAAGGACAGGGCGAAGCCCGCCGAGGACGTGCGCAAGAAGGGCCTGGACGGGCCCGCACGGAGGCCGCCGGTGCCGGACCCCGCCCCGAAGGACAGGAGGCCCAAGGAGCCCGCTCTGGCCCCGCCGGCCGCCGACGGCAAGCCCGCCCCGGGGCCGGCCGGGGACGCCAGGGACTGGCTGGCCGGGCCGCACGCCAAAGAGGCGCTGCCCGCCTCCCCGCGGCCGGACCAGGGCCGGCCCACCGGGGTCCCCACGCCCGCGTCCGTGGTGTCGTGCCCCAGCTACGAGGAGGCCATGCACACGCCCAGGACCCCGTCCTGCAGCGCGGACGACTACCCCGACCTCATTTTCGACTGCGCTGACCCCCAGCCCGTCTCCAGCACGTCCGCCAGCGCCTGCTCCCCCTCGTTCTTCGACAGGTTCTCTGTGGCAGCGAGTGGGATTTCGGAAACCGCGAGCCAGACGCCTGCGAGGCCGCTGTGCACGAGCCTGTACCGTTCGGTGTCTGTCGATATCCGGAGGACCCCCGAGGAAGAATTCAGCACTGGGGACAAGCTGTTCAGACAGCAGAGCGTCCCCACCACGTCCGGTTACGGCTCGCCAGGGCAGCGCCTGGAGGACAAGGCCCCCGTGCCCCCAGGTCCTGCCGAGAAGTTCGCCTGCTTGTCCCCGGGCTACTACTCCCCAGACTATGgcatcccctcccccaaagcGGACGCTCTGCACTGCCCGCCTGCGGCTGTGGTCAATGTCACCCCCTCCCCAGAGGGTGCTTTCTCTGGTTTACAAGCGAAGTCCCCCCCTTCGCACAGAGATGAGCTGTTGGCCCCGTCCATGGAGGGGGCCCTTCCGCCTGACTTGGGCATCCCCCTGGATGCCACGGAGGACCAGCAGGCCACTGCCGCCATCATCCCCCCGGAGCCCAGCTACCTGGAGCCGCTGGACGAGGGCCCCTTCAGCACGGTCATCACAGAGGACCCCGTCGAGTGGGCGCACCCAGCTGCCTCGGAGCAGGCCCTGTCCTGCAGCCTGATTGGGGGCGCCCCCGAGAACCCTGTCAGCTGGCCTGTGGGGCCGGACCTCCTGCTTAAGTCCCCACAGCGCCTCCCGGAGTCCCCGCAGCACTTCTGCCCCACTGAGGCCCTCCACCCTGCTGCCCCGGGGCCCTTCGGCGCCCCAGAGCCCCcttacccaggctcccctgactCCTACCCTCTGTCGGCCACCGAGCCTGGACTCGAGGGCGCCAAAGGCGACGTGGTGGACACAGTCCCGGCCGCTGTGCCCGCCCCAGAAGAACCGGccccctttgcccctccttcCAGGCTGGAGCCCTTTTTCACCAACTGCAAACCGCTCCCCGACGCGCCCCCCGACGCGGCCCCCGAGCCTGCGTGTTTGGCCACCGTGACTCAGGTGGAGGCTCTGGCGCCCATGGAGAATAGCTTCCTGGAAAATGGGCACGACCTGTCGGCCCTCGGCCAGGTGGAAGCGGTGCCCTGGCCTGATGGCTTCCCCAACTCCGAGGACGACTTAGACCTGGGGCCCTTCTCTCTGCCAGAGCTTCCTCTTCAAGCTAAAGACGTTTCTGATGTCGAAACGGAACCAGTAGAAGAGACTCCCCTTGGCCCTCCGGAAAACGCCCCCGCGGGGCCCCCCGTAGTCCCGAATGGCGGGGATGTCCCTGCAGCGGCTGCCGAGGAACAGCCCGCACTGCCTCCCGACCAGGCGGCTCCCCGGCTCCCCGCCGAGCCCGAGCCGGAGCCCCCCGAGGAGCCCAAGCCGGATGTGATGTTGGAGACCACGGTAGAGGCAGGGGTCACGTCAGAGGGGACGGTCCCCCCCGAGGACTCGGACTCCAGCCCGGGGCCCGCACCGCCAGCCCCGGAGCGGCATCCAGCAGGGAGCGGAGACGAGGAGGCCGAGGGCCGGGACCCCCCGGCCGCGTCCCACGGCACCCCCGACGCCGCTgtcgtggccgccgccgccgccgccgccgccgccgccgccgcggatGGCCCGGCCCAGGCACACGTGGAGGACGGGGCCGGCCCGCTCGACGGGGCCGGCCCCGAGGGACCTGTGGGCGGCATCCAGCCCGAAGCTTCAGAACCAGAACCCAAGCCCGCGGTCGAAGCCCCGAAGGCGCCCAAGGTGGAGGAGATCCCCCAGCGCATGACGAGGAACCGGGCTCAGATGCTGGCCAACCAGAGCAAGCAGGGCTCGCCGCCCGCCGACAAGgagcccgcccccgccccgcccccccgcgcCAAGGGCCGCTGCTGCGAGGAGGACGACCCCCAGGCCCAGCACCCGCGCAAGCGCCGCTTCCAGCGCTCCAGCCAGCAGCTGCAGCAGCAGATGAACACGTCCACGCAGCAGACGCGGGAGGTGATCCAGCAGACGCTGGCCGCCATCGTGGACGCCATCAAGCTGGATGACATCGAGCCGTACCACAGCGACAGGTCCAACCCCTACTTCGAGTACCTGCAGATCAGGAAGAAGATCGAGGAGAAGCGCAAGATTCTCTGCTACATCACGCCGCAGGCGCCCCAGTGCTACGCCGAGTACGTCACCTACACGGGCTCCTACCTCCTGGACGGCAAGCCGCTCAGCAAGCTGCACATCCCCGTG AtcgcgccccctccctccctggcggAGCCCCTGAAGGAGCTGTTCAAGCAGCAGGAGGCCGTGAGGGGGAAGCTGCGGCTGCAGCACAGCATCGAGCGG GAAAAGCTCATAGTCTCCTGCGAGCAGGAGATCCTGCGGGTTCACTGCCGGGCAGCGAGAACCATCGCGAACCAGGCGGTGCCGTTCAGCGCCTGCACCATGCTGCTGGACTCCGAGGTCTACAACATGCCTCTGGAGAGTCAG